CCAACTCTGCCGTAAGTAGTTTTGAGTCATCACTCCCTGTCTCTTCATCACTAACCAGCAAAACATCTATGTTTTTTATTTCTATATTTTCTTGTTTTAATTCTCTTAATGCCTGAAGTGCAACAATATTGCCACCCTTCATATCACAGACTCCTGGACCATAAACCCAGTTGGTATCTTCATGATAATCTTCAAATTTTTGAGGAGGGAATACAGTGTCAAGATGACCTAAAAGCAGTAATTTTTTGGAATTGCCGTCGTGTTTTGAAGTATAGTGTCTATGAGAGCCAATAAGTTCTCTTTTGTATATTTTCACATTAAACCCAAGTTCTTTAAACCATGTGTCAAAAATCTCACCGACCTTATCCACACCAACTTTATTTTTTGTATATGAGTTTATTTCAACGATAGATTTAAGATCACAAAGATAATCCATACAAGTCCCATATGTTAAGATAGCCACTTATTGAGATATTATACAATTATTTAGATTAATGTTTTGGAATGGTAATGAAGTTATGCGAAATGTATTATAAGAAGAAGAGACTTAGAAGATTATTTTCTTCTAAGTTCTTTGATACGAGCTTTTTTACCAGCAAGGTCACGAAGATAAAATAGTTTAGCACGACGAACACGTCCTCTACGAACAACCATTATTTCGTTAATTGAATCACTGTAAAGTGGGAAGATTCTCTCGATACCAATACTATTAGCTCCAATTTTACGAACTGTTATAGTTTGACCAGTACCTTGACCTCTTTTTGCTATACAAACACCCTCGTAATTTTGTACACGAGTTTTGTCACCTTCTTTAATTGTTACCGCTAAACGAAGAGTATCACCAGCACGAAATTCTGGAATAGTTTTCTCAGCTGTTTGCGCTTTTTCAAAGTTTTCTATATACTTATTTCTCATAAGATTTCCTTGTTCTATGCTTTAAAAGCTGCTCTGGTCTGAAGAATTTAGTTTTACATTCAGACAGAACTAATTTAAGTGAGCGAATTCTACTATGATTTCCCTTTAAATATTCTGATGGAACACAATTTTCTTGATAATCTTTTGGTTTAGAGAAAGATGGTGCTTCCAATAATGGTGTTTCAAAGCTCTCAGTTGTTAAAGAATCACTATTTCCAAGCACTCCATCCACATTTCTTGCTATTGCATCACACATTACAAGTGATGCCAACTCTCCACCAGTTAAAATGTAGTCCCCTATTGAAAAAACTTCATCAGCATACTTTTCAATAACTCTTTCATCAATTCCCTCATATCTTCCACTCACAAAAGCTATATGGGATTTTTTTGCTAATCTTTTTGCATCATTTTGCTTAAAAGGCTTTGCTACTGGTGTTAAAAAAACTACATGTACATCTTCATCTTCAAATTTTAAAGCATCAAGCGTGTCATATAGAGGTTGTGGGTACATAACCATTCCAGCCCCACCACCAACTGCTGTGTCATCTACTTTATTGTGTTTTGAATTACTGAAATCTCTTGGATTAACATACTCTACATGTAAAATATCTTTTTCGATTGCACGCTTAAGTATAGAGTCTTGAAAATAGCCCTCTACAATATTTTGAAATAGAGTTACAAAAGTAAGTTTCATTATGAAGCTTCTAAAATATCCATAGCACCTTTGACAGTGATAATTTTCTTATCTATATCTACATTAACTTTAAATGGCTCTTGGAATGGAATTAAAAAACTTTTTGCACTACCTGTTTTAACTAAAATATCATCAGTCTTTACATTGAGGTAATTACTTATACTAATTCTTTCTACTTCGTTAACAATTCCTAAGAGTTTACCATCTTCATAAACTTCACAATCTTCAAGATCGAACCAAAAGTATTCTCCATCTTCTAGATGACAATTTTTTCTTGTCTCTTCTCTTGTTGTAAATAGTTTTGCATTAGTGTATTTTTTAGCATCTTCAATAGAGTTAATCCCTGCTATTTTAATAGTACCTCTCTCAAGGTTTACTTCACTCAGCGTTATATCTTTTTTTAAATTTGTAAAAAAAGTTGCTCCATTTTGAAACTGTTCTGGGAAATCTGTGTCTGTATGTAGTTTCATATCACCATGTATACCGACAGTCTTGCCGATAGTAGCGATATGAAGAAGTTGTTCTTTAAACTGCTTCGACATTGATACGGTAGCTTACGCCATCTTTAGCTTTACAGCCAGAGATTACAGTTTTAATCGCACCAATCATCTTGCCCTCTTTGCCAATAAGCTTACCAATGTCAGCTTGATTAGCATAGAGTAGAATTTCAGTAATTTCGTCGCCATCCTTCACTTCAACTCTTACGTCATCTGGATTAGATGCTATAAGCTTTGCAAATTGTGCGACAAAGTCAGCTATCATCTTAGCGACCAGTTATCTTTTTAACACGACTACTCATTTGAGCACCAACGCTCAACCAGTAATCTAGTCTTTCATTATCTACAACTGTAGTTTTTTCAGCAACCATAGGGTTGTGGTGACCGATTAGCTCAATCCAACCTCCATCTCTACGTTTACGTGAATCTGTTACCGCGATACGGTAAAAAGGTTGTTTTTTTCTTCCCATTCTAGTTAGGCGAATTACTGTTGCCATGTTTTGTCCTTCTCTGCACTAGTCATATTTCAACTAGCTGAATATATTAAATTTTTTGCATTAAATGCAAGTCTATAAGCTTCTAAAAGTTTATAGATTTACATTAAATTTTGCTTATCTTGGAATTGCTCCAGCTCCACCCATCTGACCCATCATCGCCTGAAGATCTTTCATCCCATTTTTACCTGAAAATTTCTTAGCCATTTTACCAGCGTTTTTAAATTGTTTAACCATACGATTTATTTCTACTATTTCAAGCCCACAACCTTTTGCGATTCTTGACTTGCGTGAGTTGTTTAATAAATCTGGATTTTCACGCTCTTTCATAGTCATTGATGAAACCATTGATTTAATATTTTTAAGTTCACTAGAGTTGTCTAAATCAAAATCTTTTAAGGCTTTGGACATGTTGCCCATACCTGGAATCATACCCATTAAAGACTTCATGCTCCCCATTTTTTTCATACTTTCCATCTGCTCTAAAAAGTCATTATAGTTGAACTGACCTTTTTTGATTTTTGATGTAAGTCTTTTTGCCTGTTTTTCGTCAATTACAGATGCTGTCTTTTCAGCAAGACCTTCAATATCTCCAAAGC
The sequence above is drawn from the Candidatus Sulfurimonas baltica genome and encodes:
- the rpsP gene encoding 30S ribosomal protein S16 encodes the protein MATVIRLTRMGRKKQPFYRIAVTDSRKRRDGGWIELIGHHNPMVAEKTTVVDNERLDYWLSVGAQMSSRVKKITGR
- the trmD gene encoding tRNA (guanosine(37)-N1)-methyltransferase TrmD, whose translation is MKLTFVTLFQNIVEGYFQDSILKRAIEKDILHVEYVNPRDFSNSKHNKVDDTAVGGGAGMVMYPQPLYDTLDALKFEDEDVHVVFLTPVAKPFKQNDAKRLAKKSHIAFVSGRYEGIDERVIEKYADEVFSIGDYILTGGELASLVMCDAIARNVDGVLGNSDSLTTESFETPLLEAPSFSKPKDYQENCVPSEYLKGNHSRIRSLKLVLSECKTKFFRPEQLLKHRTRKSYEK
- the rplS gene encoding 50S ribosomal protein L19; translation: MRNKYIENFEKAQTAEKTIPEFRAGDTLRLAVTIKEGDKTRVQNYEGVCIAKRGQGTGQTITVRKIGANSIGIERIFPLYSDSINEIMVVRRGRVRRAKLFYLRDLAGKKARIKELRRK
- the rimM gene encoding ribosome maturation factor RimM (Essential for efficient processing of 16S rRNA), which codes for MSKQFKEQLLHIATIGKTVGIHGDMKLHTDTDFPEQFQNGATFFTNLKKDITLSEVNLERGTIKIAGINSIEDAKKYTNAKLFTTREETRKNCHLEDGEYFWFDLEDCEVYEDGKLLGIVNEVERISISNYLNVKTDDILVKTGSAKSFLIPFQEPFKVNVDIDKKIITVKGAMDILEAS
- a CDS encoding KH domain-containing protein, with protein sequence MIADFVAQFAKLIASNPDDVRVEVKDGDEITEILLYANQADIGKLIGKEGKMIGAIKTVISGCKAKDGVSYRINVEAV